The proteins below are encoded in one region of Fibrella aestuarina BUZ 2:
- the tssD gene encoding type VI secretion system tube protein TssD: protein MASFTAFLEVGGKKYPLYRYELYVRQEVDELGRPASPVLGGTITCTLTIPADQDSFLYQWMLSPTMQQDGKVRLVEAASKATEKTISFFNAYCTGLDISFLPGQGGGSSSRVGSSQVQLQISPQRIAIGAVVHDNNWPLESHGAGESFGKQTSTTSRPKKNEEEPSAFTEGLHTVLDVVGMIPVLGEVADAANAAIYLAEGRYGEAALSAASMIPLAGNAVGAAKLARRGLKLVQKAERVVPTKLLTKLDEVKAAGKELCTKVGHPIDVATGLLFTEAVDFSLPGPIPFAWERTWYSASDYRGPLGYGWHHRYDLGLALDRATNVAVLRMADGRQVAFEPPQRPDQPVFDRTSGLALHRPLVTDGSPTPWLVFNRAEGLWYTFAPPAGDGSYQPLHTIENSTGQFIGFRYHANRQLDQITDSAGRLLTAAYNEHGQLIALSGPDPDDSSAQMPLVRYTYDALGNLTTVTDAEGNQAQYRFAGHQLIQETNAVGLSFYFEYETNPQPGLPARCIHTWGDGGIFDTKLTYIDRETTLVWDSYDQQTRYSHQRGVVTEQTDPLGNVQRWLYNDFNQLLAQTDGLGQTTQYRYDESGNLLSTRYADGSSQYTDYDEDDRPIAYTDARGSLWLYSYNEQGLLIGQTDPLGAQTRYGYDEQGRLVTVVNALEQTTQLRYDDAHQLAHIITPDEQIRSRGYDALGRLITLTDPTGAVQARRYDRLGQLVQLTEPDGAQQTLVYDGVGNVIEARQGEQVVQFTYTGQSRLSQRRQAGQQVGFSYDKEGRLTGLTNEAGLLYRFGLDANGQVIEEEGFDGLLRRYERDAAGRVTTVLRPADRYTAYEYSPTGQIRTVQYSDGTTERYDYDEAGALIRADNEVAAVHLERDALGRVRRESQGEHWIEYSYDALGQRTQVRSSLGADLGLEYDALGNVSQMAAGRWQAQFGYDSRGLEMQRTLSGNLQIGWQRDAVGRPTQQRITAGGSATRQRTYQWQTGDILSQIEDSLTGSNRYEHDVFGALTKAHYGDGSQELRLPDAVGNLYESEAKDDRQYGPGGQLLSSRQATYHYDAEGKLTQKITRKGEVWQYAWAGNGTLTSVLRPDGHRVAFTYDALGRRLSKSYKGKTTYWLWEGNKPLHEWTAVGLDGTNTEAVITWLFEEDSFAPIGKLQGASRQSILTDHLGTPLDMVDQRGQRTWAAQTTAYGRVRIEAGTRSDCPFRFQGQYEDVETGLYYNRFRYYDPQEGSYVSQDPIRLIGGDKFYTYVINPTLYIDPSGLSCEITKKLQKHADEARVEAILSPKQQASIQRSRNRAAAATDPKVKAYHEAYVTRKERLYMGTQVDTRFKAKVDADPDLAHLSTTPRGKVGPDVYDLKANRYWDLTTKADWDKGTHQAKYDKDFGAGTGIFW, encoded by the coding sequence ATGGCATCATTCACGGCCTTTTTGGAAGTAGGCGGGAAGAAATACCCCCTGTATCGGTATGAACTCTACGTGCGTCAGGAGGTCGACGAATTGGGTCGGCCAGCTTCGCCTGTGTTGGGTGGTACCATCACGTGTACGCTGACTATTCCTGCCGATCAGGATTCATTTCTGTATCAGTGGATGCTGTCGCCGACCATGCAGCAGGATGGTAAAGTGCGCTTAGTAGAGGCTGCGTCTAAAGCGACCGAGAAGACCATCAGCTTCTTCAATGCTTATTGTACGGGGCTGGACATCAGCTTTCTGCCGGGTCAGGGTGGTGGTTCTTCGTCCAGGGTAGGCAGTAGTCAAGTTCAGCTACAGATCAGCCCCCAGCGAATTGCGATAGGGGCCGTTGTGCATGACAATAATTGGCCGCTGGAAAGCCACGGCGCCGGCGAATCGTTCGGCAAGCAGACATCTACTACTAGTAGGCCTAAAAAGAACGAAGAGGAACCCAGTGCCTTCACGGAAGGTCTACACACCGTGCTGGATGTGGTGGGCATGATTCCGGTACTGGGCGAAGTGGCCGACGCGGCCAATGCCGCCATCTATCTGGCCGAGGGGCGCTATGGCGAGGCTGCCCTGAGCGCGGCGTCTATGATTCCGCTGGCCGGTAACGCCGTTGGTGCGGCGAAGTTGGCCCGGCGTGGTCTGAAGTTGGTACAGAAAGCAGAAAGGGTAGTCCCAACCAAGCTGCTAACGAAACTCGATGAGGTGAAAGCCGCCGGCAAGGAACTGTGCACAAAGGTGGGTCACCCCATTGATGTAGCCACGGGCCTGCTGTTTACAGAAGCTGTCGATTTCAGCCTGCCCGGCCCAATCCCCTTTGCCTGGGAACGTACCTGGTACTCGGCTTCCGATTATCGGGGACCACTCGGGTATGGCTGGCATCATCGTTATGATCTGGGCTTAGCGCTTGACAGGGCTACCAACGTTGCCGTGTTGCGAATGGCCGATGGCCGACAAGTGGCCTTTGAACCACCACAACGGCCCGATCAGCCCGTATTCGACCGAACAAGCGGACTGGCCCTGCATCGACCACTCGTTACGGATGGATCGCCGACTCCGTGGTTAGTTTTCAATCGGGCTGAAGGGCTATGGTATACGTTTGCGCCACCAGCAGGGGATGGGTCGTATCAGCCGTTGCATACGATCGAAAACAGCACGGGGCAGTTTATCGGATTTCGCTATCACGCCAACCGGCAGCTGGATCAGATCACCGATTCGGCGGGCCGTCTCCTTACTGCTGCCTACAACGAGCACGGGCAACTGATAGCCCTGAGTGGGCCTGACCCCGACGACAGCAGTGCGCAGATGCCACTGGTGCGCTATACCTATGATGCATTGGGGAACCTGACCACCGTGACCGACGCAGAAGGGAACCAGGCCCAGTATCGGTTCGCGGGTCATCAACTGATTCAGGAGACCAACGCTGTCGGGCTTAGCTTTTATTTTGAGTATGAAACCAACCCCCAGCCTGGTTTACCGGCCCGCTGCATCCATACCTGGGGCGACGGGGGGATCTTCGACACGAAGCTCACCTACATCGATCGCGAGACAACATTGGTATGGGATAGCTACGACCAGCAAACCCGGTACAGCCATCAACGTGGGGTTGTTACGGAGCAGACAGACCCACTAGGCAACGTCCAGCGGTGGTTGTATAATGACTTTAACCAGCTGCTGGCGCAAACCGATGGGCTGGGCCAGACGACACAATACCGCTACGACGAATCGGGTAATCTGCTATCAACCCGTTATGCCGACGGCAGTAGCCAATATACCGATTACGACGAGGACGATCGGCCCATTGCCTATACCGATGCCAGAGGTAGCCTGTGGCTATACAGCTATAATGAGCAAGGCTTGCTCATTGGGCAAACCGATCCGCTGGGTGCGCAAACCCGCTATGGCTACGACGAGCAGGGAAGGCTCGTTACCGTTGTCAATGCGCTGGAACAAACCACGCAGCTTCGCTACGATGATGCGCATCAACTGGCGCACATCATCACTCCGGACGAGCAAATCCGATCAAGAGGTTATGATGCGCTTGGGCGTTTGATAACCCTGACTGATCCAACGGGTGCCGTTCAGGCGCGCCGCTATGATCGGTTAGGGCAACTGGTTCAGCTTACCGAGCCCGACGGAGCGCAGCAAACGCTGGTTTACGATGGCGTGGGAAATGTAATTGAAGCCCGTCAGGGTGAGCAGGTGGTCCAGTTTACGTATACCGGCCAAAGTCGGTTGAGTCAGCGTCGGCAGGCCGGGCAGCAGGTGGGTTTTAGCTACGACAAAGAAGGTCGGCTGACGGGCTTGACCAACGAAGCAGGCCTGCTGTATCGCTTTGGGTTGGACGCCAACGGGCAGGTAATTGAAGAAGAAGGCTTCGATGGCTTGCTTCGCCGGTATGAACGCGACGCGGCTGGCCGGGTGACCACCGTGTTGCGCCCCGCCGACCGATACACTGCCTACGAGTACAGCCCAACCGGCCAGATCAGGACGGTGCAGTATAGCGATGGTACTACCGAACGGTACGACTACGATGAAGCGGGTGCCTTAATCCGGGCCGATAACGAAGTGGCGGCTGTACACCTAGAGCGCGACGCGCTGGGCCGGGTACGTCGGGAATCGCAGGGCGAGCATTGGATTGAGTACAGCTACGACGCGCTGGGGCAACGTACCCAGGTACGTTCGTCGTTGGGGGCTGATCTGGGGCTTGAGTATGATGCGCTGGGCAACGTGAGTCAGATGGCGGCGGGGCGTTGGCAGGCGCAGTTTGGCTATGACAGCCGGGGGCTGGAGATGCAGCGTACCCTGAGTGGCAACCTCCAGATTGGCTGGCAACGCGACGCGGTGGGTCGGCCTACCCAGCAGCGCATCACGGCGGGGGGCAGCGCCACGCGCCAACGTACCTACCAATGGCAAACGGGGGATATCCTTAGCCAGATTGAGGACAGCCTCACGGGCTCAAACCGCTACGAGCACGACGTATTCGGTGCGTTGACCAAAGCGCACTATGGCGATGGGAGCCAGGAACTGCGGCTGCCCGATGCGGTGGGTAACCTCTACGAAAGCGAAGCCAAAGACGACCGACAGTATGGGCCGGGTGGGCAGCTTCTCAGCAGTCGGCAGGCGACATATCACTACGACGCGGAGGGCAAACTGACGCAGAAGATCACCCGCAAGGGCGAGGTCTGGCAGTATGCGTGGGCGGGCAACGGCACGTTGACTAGCGTGTTGCGCCCCGATGGTCACCGCGTGGCGTTCACCTACGACGCGCTGGGTCGTCGTCTCAGTAAGAGTTACAAAGGCAAGACGACGTATTGGCTATGGGAAGGCAACAAGCCCCTCCACGAATGGACAGCGGTGGGCTTGGACGGTACCAACACCGAGGCGGTCATCACCTGGCTTTTCGAGGAAGATAGCTTCGCGCCCATCGGCAAGTTACAGGGTGCTAGCCGCCAGAGCATCCTGACCGATCACCTGGGTACGCCGCTGGACATGGTGGATCAGCGTGGGCAACGTACCTGGGCGGCCCAGACGACGGCCTACGGGCGGGTACGCATCGAGGCAGGCACACGTTCAGATTGTCCCTTCCGCTTTCAGGGCCAGTACGAGGACGTGGAGACGGGCCTGTACTACAACCGCTTCCGCTACTACGACCCGCAGGAGGGAAGCTACGTGAGTCAGGATCCGATACGGCTAATTGGCGGTGACAAATTTTATACGTACGTTATCAATCCAACGTTGTACATTGATCCTTCCGGACTTAGTTGCGAAATAACCAAGAAACTTCAAAAACATGCTGATGAAGCCCGTGTTGAAGCTATTCTGTCTCCTAAGCAGCAGGCTTCAATTCAACGATCCCGCAATCGTGCTGCTGCTGCAACAGATCCAAAGGTTAAGGCATATCATGAAGCTTACGTAACACGTAAAGAAAGGTTATATATGGGTACCCAGGTAGATACGCGGTTCAAAGCCAAGGTTGATGCTGACCCTGATTTAGCTCATCTAAGCACTACCCCCCGTGGTAAAGTTGGGCCTGATGTCTATGATCTTAAGGCTAATAGGTATTGGGATTTGACGACAAAAGCTGATTGGGATAAGGGGACACATCAAGCTAAATATGACAAGGATTTTGGAGCCGGTACTGGGATTTTCTGGTAA
- a CDS encoding ABC transporter substrate-binding protein, giving the protein MTTIGLLLPQSSLYPTLPFDITDGLKAGLLQAGISNTRVLIEGVNFGTDTLDVQAKVQKLLLQEGADVVVGMLSRRVSDALAPTFATANRLLLLLDVVGEFFAGLPPSSHIYHHSLQACVGSWLIGRDAAALGKVMQVASFYEGGYLQGYALMHGVLAGNSEMGKYVITAHKAADVTLAEVQTGLAEGKAQAITAIYSGDMASQFYNLYAQLPQHAPTWVSPLTLEEQMLATVPYRLDGIRGYVPWSTHLSNPLNDQFQTALRRRGRQPNLFSLLAYEAASFLPTYLDQLGTQDYADLGELDTLMFDSPRGSIAMNPVTHYSAGPMYAASLEADQSGLCQLAGLTPELAVGEAVDSLLAQGLLPNYANWYNTYLCI; this is encoded by the coding sequence ATGACTACCATTGGCTTACTGCTTCCTCAATCATCGCTTTATCCTACCCTACCGTTTGACATCACCGATGGCCTGAAAGCGGGGCTTCTGCAGGCGGGCATCTCCAACACCCGGGTGCTGATCGAGGGCGTCAACTTTGGGACGGATACGCTGGACGTGCAGGCTAAAGTCCAGAAGTTACTGCTTCAGGAAGGGGCCGACGTCGTGGTTGGTATGCTGAGCCGCCGCGTTTCTGACGCTCTTGCCCCCACGTTTGCCACCGCCAACCGGCTGTTGCTGTTGCTCGATGTAGTGGGTGAGTTTTTTGCTGGCCTTCCGCCTTCGTCCCACATCTACCACCACTCGCTTCAGGCCTGCGTGGGCAGCTGGCTCATTGGTCGGGACGCCGCCGCTCTTGGTAAGGTTATGCAGGTGGCCTCGTTCTACGAAGGGGGCTATCTACAGGGCTACGCACTGATGCACGGCGTTTTGGCTGGCAACAGCGAAATGGGTAAGTATGTCATCACGGCCCACAAAGCGGCGGATGTAACGCTGGCCGAGGTGCAAACCGGCCTTGCGGAGGGCAAAGCGCAGGCCATTACGGCCATTTACTCGGGCGACATGGCCAGTCAGTTTTACAACCTCTACGCCCAATTACCACAACACGCCCCGACCTGGGTATCGCCACTGACGCTGGAAGAACAAATGCTGGCTACAGTGCCTTACCGGCTCGACGGCATTCGTGGGTACGTCCCCTGGTCGACGCACTTGTCGAACCCGCTCAACGATCAGTTTCAGACCGCGTTGCGTCGACGGGGCCGGCAGCCTAATCTGTTTTCGCTGCTGGCTTACGAAGCGGCTTCGTTTCTGCCAACGTACCTGGACCAACTCGGTACACAGGATTATGCCGACCTGGGTGAGTTAGATACGCTTATGTTCGACAGCCCACGCGGTTCCATCGCGATGAACCCCGTAACGCATTACTCAGCCGGGCCGATGTACGCAGCCTCGCTGGAAGCCGACCAATCGGGGCTTTGCCAACTGGCAGGCTTAACACCCGAGTTGGCGGTTGGCGAGGCCGTCGACAGTCTGCTGGCTCAGGGCTTATTACCCAATTACGCCAACTGGTACAACACGTACCTGTGCATTTAG
- a CDS encoding Bax inhibitor-1/YccA family protein, translating into MESRPNQSPFQPTFLSPEAIEREQATFMTQVYGWMTVALLVTASISIWTASSETLLTIIFGNRLVFYGLLLAEVGLVMAISAMINRLTATTATILFLVYATLNGLTLASIFLVFTGGSIASTFFVTAGTFGAMSAYGYVTKSDLTRWGNLLLMALIGLIIASVANLFMHSETLYWISSFAGVLIFTGLTAYDTQKIKAMNVIGNAGTDEDRKEAILGALRLYLDFINLFLYLLRFLGNRK; encoded by the coding sequence ATGGAATCTAGACCAAACCAATCGCCCTTTCAGCCTACCTTTCTCTCACCGGAAGCCATCGAGCGCGAGCAGGCTACCTTCATGACGCAGGTCTACGGCTGGATGACCGTTGCTCTGCTCGTTACTGCCTCCATCTCCATCTGGACAGCCTCGTCTGAAACGTTGCTGACGATCATCTTCGGCAACCGGCTTGTTTTTTACGGGCTGCTCCTGGCGGAAGTAGGGCTGGTGATGGCAATCTCGGCCATGATCAACCGCCTGACAGCCACTACGGCAACCATTCTGTTTCTGGTCTACGCGACCCTGAACGGCCTCACGCTGGCGTCGATTTTTCTGGTCTTCACCGGCGGGTCTATCGCGTCAACGTTTTTCGTTACGGCCGGTACCTTCGGTGCCATGAGCGCTTACGGGTACGTTACCAAATCAGACCTAACGCGCTGGGGGAACCTGCTACTGATGGCCCTCATTGGCCTTATCATTGCCTCGGTCGCCAACCTGTTCATGCACAGCGAGACACTATATTGGATCAGCAGCTTTGCGGGCGTACTGATTTTTACGGGACTAACCGCCTACGACACCCAGAAAATTAAGGCGATGAACGTCATCGGCAACGCCGGTACCGACGAAGACCGCAAGGAAGCCATCCTGGGCGCACTGAGGCTTTACCTCGACTTTATCAATCTGTTTCTGTACCTGTTGCGCTTCCTGGGCAATCGGAAATAA
- a CDS encoding RNA polymerase sigma factor — protein MTDQELLEKYRDPSSRNYAFNLLVKKYQQKIYWHIRKMVIDHDDTDDLVQETFVKVWASLEQFRGDSQLYTWIYRIATNECLNFLNKKRRRFFLPIGDVEGELMEKLESNSDYTTSGGDPSGEEVQMALQKALLKLPDKQRLVFNMKYFDDMKYEEISEITGTSVGALKASYHLAVKKIEDFLTNR, from the coding sequence ATGACTGACCAGGAACTACTCGAAAAATACCGCGATCCGTCGAGTCGGAACTATGCCTTTAATCTGTTGGTGAAAAAGTACCAGCAGAAAATCTATTGGCATATCCGGAAGATGGTGATCGACCACGACGATACCGACGACCTCGTGCAGGAGACGTTCGTGAAGGTATGGGCGAGTCTGGAACAGTTTCGGGGCGACAGTCAGTTGTACACATGGATTTATCGCATTGCCACCAACGAATGCCTCAACTTTCTGAATAAGAAGCGGCGGCGCTTTTTTCTGCCGATTGGCGACGTGGAAGGTGAACTGATGGAGAAGCTCGAGAGCAACTCCGACTACACCACCAGCGGCGGCGATCCAAGCGGCGAGGAAGTGCAGATGGCGTTGCAAAAAGCCTTGCTCAAATTGCCTGACAAACAACGGCTTGTTTTCAATATGAAGTATTTCGACGATATGAAGTATGAGGAGATTTCGGAGATTACAGGTACGTCGGTTGGCGCGTTGAAAGCATCGTATCACCTGGCCGTCAAAAAGATCGAGGATTTTTTAACCAACCGTTAA
- a CDS encoding RHS repeat domain-containing protein: MHEQAMVDLDGTNTEAVITWLFEEDSFAPIGKLQGASRQSILTDHLGTPLDMVDQRGQRTWAAQTTAYGRVRIEAGTRSDCPFRFQGQYEDVETGLYYNRFRYYDPQQGNYVSQDPIRLLGGAELYAYPHNPSSWVDGFGLVKLPKGFRSFGQYRQFAQSIKGQLTRMGYPNVTPLMQGSAVTGVSHDTSKLFEVGRVSDFDVALADKDLYEKAKSFGLTKGGGSRVQPIDSDELADRLNLKPMRDKLSKLAGRPVNFMIFPDKEAEKAKAVSMTMPCS, encoded by the coding sequence GTGCACGAGCAGGCCATGGTGGACCTGGACGGCACCAACACCGAGGCGGTCATCACCTGGCTTTTCGAGGAAGATAGCTTCGCGCCCATCGGCAAGTTACAGGGTGCTAGCCGCCAGAGCATCCTGACCGATCACCTGGGTACGCCGCTGGACATGGTGGATCAGCGTGGGCAACGTACCTGGGCGGCCCAGACGACGGCCTACGGGCGGGTACGCATCGAGGCAGGCACACGTTCAGATTGTCCCTTCCGCTTTCAGGGCCAGTACGAGGACGTGGAGACGGGCCTGTACTACAATCGCTTCCGCTATTATGATCCGCAGCAAGGGAACTATGTGAGTCAGGATCCGATTCGGTTGCTGGGTGGAGCGGAATTATATGCTTATCCTCATAATCCATCGTCTTGGGTAGACGGTTTCGGACTCGTTAAGCTCCCTAAAGGATTCAGGAGTTTTGGACAGTATCGACAGTTTGCCCAATCTATTAAGGGGCAACTCACACGGATGGGGTATCCAAATGTAACTCCGCTTATGCAGGGCAGCGCGGTTACGGGCGTTAGTCATGATACGAGCAAGCTGTTCGAGGTTGGGCGGGTGAGCGACTTCGACGTTGCATTAGCGGACAAAGACCTCTACGAGAAAGCAAAATCTTTTGGCTTGACCAAAGGGGGCGGTAGCCGAGTGCAACCCATCGACTCGGATGAGTTGGCCGATAGGCTGAATCTCAAACCCATGCGTGACAAACTCAGTAAGTTAGCGGGTCGTCCAGTCAACTTTATGATCTTCCCAGATAAAGAAGCGGAGAAGGCCAAAGCGGTGAGCATGACCATGCCTTGTTCTTAA
- a CDS encoding DUF6807 domain-containing protein: MRFSPALWLLALPLLSAQTSLDRMDNPPAKKQQVTLKRGKERVDVLVDGKLFTAYIYPDASVLKKGALFPILTATGNPITRGWPMEPRPGERVDHPHHVGMWFNYGDVNGHDFWNNSNDIDPSHKSPMGTIVTTNIARLNEVGNRAELTVEADWRGKDGKTMLRETTLFTFEADGATRRIDRQTTLTALDQDVTFKDNKEGMIAVRVARQLEHPSTKPEVFTDASGKATPVAALNNEGVTGKYLSAKGVEGDAVWGTRAPWVELTGTLPGNEAVSVTLFDHPKNVGYPTYWHARGYGLFAANPMAPSVFSNGKEAAMDYVLKAGKSLTFRHRLLIEPGTATAQQLNKEAERFGK, translated from the coding sequence ATGCGTTTTTCTCCTGCTTTGTGGCTGCTTGCGTTGCCGTTGCTGTCAGCACAAACCTCCCTTGACCGAATGGATAACCCGCCCGCCAAGAAACAACAGGTGACGTTGAAACGAGGCAAAGAGCGGGTCGACGTGCTGGTTGACGGCAAACTGTTTACGGCCTACATCTACCCCGATGCGTCGGTATTGAAGAAAGGTGCCCTGTTCCCGATCCTGACCGCCACCGGGAACCCGATCACGCGCGGCTGGCCAATGGAACCCCGCCCCGGCGAGCGCGTCGATCACCCGCACCACGTGGGTATGTGGTTCAACTACGGCGACGTAAATGGCCACGACTTCTGGAACAACTCCAACGATATCGACCCCAGCCACAAAAGCCCGATGGGTACCATCGTAACCACCAACATTGCCCGGCTGAATGAAGTAGGCAACCGGGCGGAGCTGACCGTTGAGGCCGATTGGCGGGGTAAAGACGGTAAGACCATGCTCCGGGAAACGACCCTGTTTACGTTTGAGGCCGATGGCGCCACACGCCGCATCGACCGGCAAACAACGCTTACGGCGCTGGATCAGGACGTGACGTTCAAAGACAACAAGGAAGGGATGATTGCCGTGCGCGTGGCCCGGCAGCTGGAACACCCCTCTACCAAGCCCGAGGTGTTTACCGACGCTAGCGGGAAGGCCACGCCTGTGGCCGCGCTCAACAACGAAGGCGTAACCGGCAAGTACCTGAGTGCCAAAGGGGTCGAGGGTGATGCCGTGTGGGGTACGCGTGCCCCCTGGGTCGAGCTCACCGGTACGTTACCCGGCAATGAGGCCGTAAGCGTCACGCTCTTTGATCACCCCAAAAACGTGGGTTACCCTACCTACTGGCACGCTCGCGGCTATGGGTTGTTTGCGGCAAACCCGATGGCACCGAGCGTGTTTTCGAACGGAAAAGAGGCGGCTATGGATTACGTGCTGAAAGCCGGTAAGTCGCTGACGTTCCGCCATCGGCTGCTGATTGAGCCGGGTACGGCAACGGCCCAACAGCTAAACAAAGAGGCCGAGCGCTTCGGGAAATAA
- the msrB gene encoding peptide-methionine (R)-S-oxide reductase MsrB, which translates to MSTNRLFLISALLLIGALVLYGYYGATPRPPHQRPPGATSPLGRRVVKTDRAWRDQLSRAQYAVMWGGETEWPNSSALTTEHRAGTYHCAGCHNPLFSSATKFESHTGWPSFYAAIVDNAVYTEPDGNRTEVRCAVCDAHLGHVFNDGPDPTGLRYCLNGDALTFALATKK; encoded by the coding sequence GTGTCGACCAACCGCCTTTTTCTGATAAGTGCGCTGCTGCTGATCGGCGCACTGGTGCTGTATGGCTATTATGGCGCTACGCCCCGGCCACCGCATCAGCGCCCACCCGGCGCAACGTCGCCGCTGGGCAGGCGGGTGGTAAAAACCGATCGGGCGTGGCGTGACCAGCTGAGCCGGGCGCAGTATGCGGTGATGTGGGGCGGCGAAACCGAATGGCCCAACAGCAGCGCCCTCACAACCGAGCATCGGGCCGGTACGTATCACTGCGCGGGGTGCCATAATCCGCTGTTTTCGTCGGCGACCAAATTTGAGTCGCATACGGGCTGGCCCAGTTTCTACGCCGCTATCGTCGACAATGCCGTCTATACCGAACCCGATGGCAACCGCACCGAGGTACGTTGCGCGGTCTGCGATGCGCACCTTGGTCACGTTTTCAACGACGGCCCAGACCCCACCGGCCTGCGCTATTGCCTCAACGGGGATGCGTTGACGTTTGCGCTAGCCACCAAAAAATAA
- a CDS encoding transketolase family protein codes for MTKFEYTDKKDTRSGFGAGIYELGKTNPNVVALTADLAGSLKLDNFIKEFPDRFIQCGIAEANMIGVSAGLTIGGHIPFATTFANFATGRVYDQIRQSVAYSKKNVKICASHSGLTLGEDGATHQILEDLGMMKMLPNMTVINTCDYNQTKAATIAIAEYDGPVYLRFGRPVLPVFTPADQKFEIGKAWHMSEGDACSVFVTGNLVWEAVLAGEQLAAEGIEIDLINIHTIKPLDTEAVLASVKKTGCAVSVEEHNILGGLGESIAHTLTQNLPSPQEFVGTKDTFGESGTPDQLLEKYGLKAANIVDAVKRAMARK; via the coding sequence ATGACAAAATTCGAGTATACCGACAAAAAAGACACCCGGTCGGGCTTCGGCGCGGGGATTTATGAGCTGGGCAAAACCAACCCCAACGTGGTGGCCCTCACCGCCGACCTCGCCGGGTCGCTGAAGCTCGATAATTTCATCAAGGAGTTTCCCGACCGCTTCATCCAGTGCGGGATCGCTGAGGCCAACATGATTGGCGTATCGGCGGGCCTCACCATCGGCGGGCACATTCCGTTTGCCACCACGTTTGCCAACTTCGCCACGGGGCGGGTGTATGACCAGATCCGGCAATCGGTGGCGTATTCAAAGAAGAACGTCAAAATCTGCGCCTCGCACTCCGGCCTGACGCTGGGCGAAGATGGCGCTACGCACCAGATTCTGGAAGACCTGGGCATGATGAAGATGCTGCCCAACATGACGGTCATCAATACCTGCGACTACAACCAGACCAAAGCCGCTACCATCGCCATCGCCGAATACGACGGGCCGGTATACCTGCGGTTTGGCCGTCCGGTGTTGCCCGTGTTCACGCCGGCCGATCAGAAATTCGAGATCGGAAAAGCCTGGCACATGAGCGAGGGCGACGCCTGCTCGGTGTTCGTTACGGGTAACCTGGTGTGGGAGGCCGTGCTGGCTGGCGAGCAACTGGCCGCCGAAGGCATCGAGATCGACCTGATCAATATTCACACGATTAAACCGTTGGATACAGAGGCGGTGCTGGCGTCGGTGAAAAAAACCGGTTGCGCCGTATCCGTGGAAGAACACAACATTCTGGGTGGTCTGGGCGAGAGCATCGCGCACACGCTGACGCAAAATCTGCCGAGCCCGCAGGAATTTGTGGGAACGAAAGATACCTTTGGCGAAAGCGGCACGCCCGACCAGCTGCTGGAAAAATATGGCCTGAAAGCCGCTAATATTGTTGACGCCGTCAAGCGGGCGATGGCACGGAAATAA
- a CDS encoding pentapeptide repeat-containing protein encodes MEKNTNHKGVTWDLKTRIIENVFSNCDFTQTNFNSAIFDKVIFVDCYFDKTGVSGSKLFHKSSFKNCQFMGVNFYNSTFGSNDGNYEDCLFFKCNFQGKEFNFTNFINCRFDNCKLKNINFNGSSFDGCNFIGKLSDITFNGIYDTNKGRMPVLKNVNFYESVFGEFVTFIDCDFSTITPPKGQSFDSILYKLYESQPNVLSSGSKDRIVIKS; translated from the coding sequence ATGGAAAAGAATACAAATCATAAAGGGGTTACGTGGGATTTGAAAACTAGAATTATTGAAAATGTTTTCAGTAATTGTGATTTTACTCAAACTAATTTTAATAGTGCTATTTTTGATAAAGTAATATTTGTAGACTGTTATTTTGATAAGACAGGTGTGTCAGGTTCTAAGCTTTTTCATAAATCAAGTTTTAAAAACTGCCAGTTTATGGGAGTAAACTTTTATAATTCCACTTTTGGCAGTAATGATGGTAATTATGAAGATTGTTTATTTTTTAAATGTAATTTTCAGGGAAAAGAGTTTAATTTTACGAACTTCATTAATTGTCGTTTTGATAATTGCAAGTTAAAAAATATAAACTTTAATGGTAGTTCTTTCGATGGATGTAATTTCATTGGTAAGTTGAGCGATATTACATTTAATGGTATATATGATACAAATAAAGGAAGAATGCCGGTTTTGAAAAATGTAAACTTTTATGAGAGTGTATTTGGTGAATTTGTGACTTTTATAGATTGTGATTTTTCTACAATAACCCCACCTAAAGGTCAATCATTCGATTCCATACTTTACAAACTGTATGAGAGCCAGCCTAATGTATTGAGTAGTGGGTCTAAGGACCGCATCGTAATTAAATCATAA